One genomic region from Rattus norvegicus strain BN/NHsdMcwi chromosome 10, GRCr8, whole genome shotgun sequence encodes:
- the Aldoc gene encoding fructose-bisphosphate aldolase C produces the protein MPHSYPALSAEQKKELSDIALRIVAPGKGILAADESVGSMAKRLSQIGVENTEENRRLYRQVLFSADDRVKKCIGGVIFFHETLYQKDDNGVPFVRTIQEKGILVGIKVDKGVVPLAGTDGETTTQGLDGLLERCAQYKKDGADFAKWRCVLKISDRTPSALAILENANVLARYASICQQNGIVPIVEPEILPDGDHDLKRCQFVTEKVLAAVYKALSDHHVYLEGTLLKPNMVTPGHACPIKYSPEEIAMATVTALRRTVPPAVPGVTFLSGGQSEEEASLNLNAINRCSLPRPWALTFSYGRALQASALSAWRGQRDNAGAATEEFIKRAEMNGLAAQGKYEGSGDGGAAAQSLYVANHAY, from the exons ATGCCCCACTCATACCCAGCCCTTTCTGCTGAGCAGAAGAAGGAGTTGTCGGATATTGCTCTGAGGATTGTGGCCCCAGGCAAGGGCATTCTGGCTGCAGATGAGTCCGTGG GCAGCATGGCCAAAAGGCTGAGCCAAATTGGGGTAGAGAACACTGAGGAGAATCGCCGACTGTACCGCCAGGTCCTGTTCAGTGCTGATGACCGTGTGAAAAAGTGCATTGGGGGGGTCATCTTCTTCCACGAGACACTCTACCAGAAAGATGACAATGGTGTCCCCTTTGTCCGCACCATCCAGGAGAAGGGCATTCTCGTAGGCATCAAG GTTGACAAGGGTGTAGTGCCTCTAGCTGGGACTGATGGAGAAACCACCACTCAAG ggctggatGGACTCTTGGAACGCTGTGCTCAGTATAAGAAGGACGGTGCTGATTTTGCCAAATGGCGCTGTGTGCTGAAAATCAGTGATCGCACACCCTCGGCACTGGCCATACTGGAGAATGCCAATGTGCTGGCCCGCTATGCCAGCATCTGCCAGCAG AATGGTATCGTGCCCATCGTGGAGCCTGAGATCCTGCCTGATGGAGACCATGACCTCAAACGTTGCCAGTTTGTTACAGAGAAG GTCCTGGCTGCTGTGTACAAGGCCTTGAGTGATCATCACGTATACCTGGAAGGGACTCTCCTCAAGCCCAACATGGTGACCCCTGGCCATGCCTGTCCCATCAAATATAGCCCAGAAGAGATCGCCATGGCAACTGTCACTGCCCTGCGTCGAACTGTGCCCCCAGCTGTCCCAG GGGTGACTTTCCTGTCTGGGGGTCAGAGTGAAGAGGAGGCATCACTCAACCTCAATGCCATCAACCGATGCTCACTTCCCCGGCCCTGGGCCCTCACCTTCTCCTACGGACGTGCCCTGCAGGCATCTGCACTCAGTGCCTGGAGAGGACAAAGGGATAATGCTGGGGCTGCTACTGAGGAGTTTATCAAGCGGGCCGAG ATGAACGGGCTTGCAGCCCAGGGCAAATATGAAGGCAGTGGAGATGGTGGAGCAGCAGCACAGTCCCTCTACGTGGCCAACCATGCCTACTGA